A single window of Methylacidimicrobium sp. AP8 DNA harbors:
- a CDS encoding radical SAM protein, translating into MAERGVGPGLGSTARSLGACEGGAREPIFGNRIFVRGVIEVGNFCRQNCMYCGMRRENGDLRRFRLAREAVRRLLEERLPASVTDLNFQAGEDPVVLREVVLPVIEDLAKESRLGISLCMGTLAFRLYDAAKRAGARGYILKLETGDARHYRLLQRPGTLESRIEAIRYPAETGWRVSFGWIHGLPQQTPAQEAETLDLLCSLPLSGCGVSPLTAISHKFRSRGAANGLGCEAGAGFPPELYEDILRGWKTKRERSRRARFASRRRKLVRNGRSYPGRVLRSLPNRRETSTARSTPWRFFGSPRRTG; encoded by the coding sequence GTGGCGGAGAGAGGCGTTGGACCCGGGCTCGGCTCGACAGCGAGATCTCTGGGAGCGTGCGAGGGGGGGGCGCGCGAGCCGATTTTCGGCAACCGGATTTTCGTCCGTGGGGTGATTGAAGTCGGCAATTTTTGCCGGCAAAACTGCATGTATTGCGGGATGCGCCGGGAGAACGGCGATCTTCGCCGATTCCGCTTGGCGCGGGAAGCCGTTCGGCGCCTGCTCGAAGAGCGTCTGCCCGCGTCCGTTACGGACCTGAACTTCCAGGCGGGGGAGGATCCTGTCGTCCTTCGGGAGGTGGTGCTGCCGGTGATCGAAGATCTGGCAAAGGAAAGCCGGCTCGGGATCAGCCTCTGCATGGGAACTCTCGCGTTTCGTCTTTACGATGCCGCGAAACGAGCCGGCGCACGGGGATACATCCTCAAGTTGGAAACGGGGGATGCCCGGCATTATCGGCTGCTGCAACGCCCGGGAACGCTGGAAAGCCGGATCGAGGCGATCCGGTATCCGGCCGAAACGGGTTGGCGCGTCTCCTTTGGCTGGATCCACGGGTTGCCGCAGCAGACCCCTGCTCAGGAAGCGGAGACGCTCGATTTGCTCTGTTCGCTGCCGCTTTCCGGTTGCGGCGTGAGCCCTTTGACGGCCATTTCTCACAAATTTCGTAGCCGAGGCGCCGCAAATGGGCTTGGGTGCGAGGCGGGCGCAGGTTTTCCACCGGAGCTGTATGAAGACATACTGCGAGGATGGAAAACCAAGCGGGAGCGAAGCAGACGAGCCCGTTTTGCAAGCCGTAGGAGAAAGCTTGTGAGAAATGGCCGTTCATACCCGGGGAGGGTACTCCGGTCGCTTCCGAACCGCCGGGAGACCTCAACCGCACGCTCAACGCCGTGGCGGTTCTTCGGCTCTCCTCGTCGCACTGGATGA
- a CDS encoding beta-ketoacyl synthase N-terminal-like domain-containing protein yields MTDRLLLHARALGVVSPAGFGPESLIRPVPPEERAMVLASAPTRSFPVFAVDRSDRRWQVWAEEPRLRRAGSLTQFLVEAIGQALAGAGAADRGGMGLIAVFNNGSISHSARFFAGYRGQGRRFASPLLFPETVYNAATSHAAAVFGLRGPSCSLVGDESAWVEGLRMGRIWLELGHASTVLLAASEEITSITLDAFRSASWLHPSRPFRPAEGAVALLLTARPESGLFSVAPAPMSFPYASRKELPLIASRFAQGLPHVPVHPTARGSWLESLERQVLGSFPCVESYPYIGSAFSVSSGWQTIRAATLLSEKRPEILVPIWGTSHQLSWIHLHFAPGAGRRERRPPFFKP; encoded by the coding sequence ATGACTGACCGTCTGCTCCTCCACGCGCGTGCCCTCGGCGTGGTTTCCCCCGCCGGATTCGGCCCGGAAAGCCTGATCCGGCCGGTCCCGCCGGAAGAGCGCGCCATGGTCCTGGCTTCCGCCCCGACCCGGAGCTTTCCTGTCTTCGCGGTGGACCGATCGGATCGGCGGTGGCAGGTTTGGGCGGAAGAGCCGCGGCTTCGCCGGGCGGGCTCGCTTACACAGTTCCTCGTGGAAGCGATCGGACAAGCGCTGGCCGGAGCCGGTGCAGCGGATCGAGGCGGAATGGGGCTCATTGCGGTCTTCAACAACGGCAGCATCTCCCATAGCGCCCGCTTCTTCGCCGGCTATCGAGGCCAAGGGCGGCGGTTCGCCAGTCCTCTTCTCTTTCCTGAAACCGTCTACAATGCGGCTACCAGCCATGCGGCCGCCGTATTCGGCCTTCGCGGTCCTAGCTGCTCGCTCGTCGGAGATGAATCGGCTTGGGTGGAAGGACTCCGGATGGGAAGGATCTGGCTGGAACTCGGACACGCGTCGACGGTTCTGCTCGCCGCCTCCGAGGAGATCACCTCCATAACCCTGGACGCCTTCCGCTCCGCCAGCTGGCTTCATCCCTCTCGACCTTTTCGACCGGCGGAAGGCGCGGTTGCGCTGCTTCTGACCGCCCGCCCGGAAAGCGGGCTTTTCTCCGTTGCACCCGCGCCGATGAGTTTCCCGTATGCGAGCCGAAAGGAACTGCCGCTGATTGCATCCCGCTTCGCCCAAGGGCTGCCGCATGTGCCCGTCCATCCGACGGCGCGGGGCTCGTGGCTTGAGTCGCTGGAAAGACAGGTGCTCGGCTCCTTCCCTTGCGTGGAATCCTATCCCTATATCGGAAGCGCATTCTCTGTCTCCTCCGGATGGCAGACGATCCGCGCGGCTACGCTCTTATCCGAAAAGAGGCCGGAAATCCTTGTTCCGATTTGGGGTACCAGCCACCAGCTGTCGTGGATCCATCTCCACTTCGCGCCGGGGGCCGGCCGAAGAGAGCGCCGCCCGCCGTTCTTCAAGCCGTAG
- a CDS encoding beta-ketoacyl synthase, translating to MATRSTQRPIVAVTGVGMVTALGEDVSSSCDGLLEGKDGARAVDLFDTEGCRCRSAAQACLPSLPSHTSRKLPRASRLAIPAAREALAQADLLTSDGRVRLPQIPLCLATTEGAMEFGERFLGELLAGRRGRLRWVGRYQPQQQAVDLQRAFGLCGRSLVIANSCSSGTDALGHAAQMIWSGEADCVLAGGFEALAETVFVGFDSLRILTAGRCAPFDQRRSGLLLGEGAAFLVLESLEHASSRRARPLCLLSGYGQATDLYHLTQPAPDGTALCRAIEAALLSAKVDPGEIGYLNAHGTGTCLNDESEARAYSRLFGIGWRIPRMSSVKAIIGHTLGAAGAIEAVFSIFALRTGRLPPQWNTVSPLAEVEQALVRPQEPLQPLTHVMSVNAGFGGTNAALVFTRHD from the coding sequence ATGGCCACCCGAAGCACACAAAGACCCATCGTCGCCGTAACCGGAGTTGGGATGGTTACGGCTCTCGGAGAAGACGTCAGCTCTTCCTGCGATGGGCTGCTCGAAGGAAAAGACGGCGCTCGCGCGGTCGATCTATTCGATACGGAAGGATGCCGCTGCCGCTCTGCGGCTCAAGCATGCCTGCCCTCCCTCCCCTCGCACACGTCCCGCAAACTCCCGCGCGCCTCGCGCCTGGCGATTCCGGCCGCTCGGGAAGCCCTCGCGCAGGCGGATCTGCTTACCTCCGATGGGCGGGTGCGGCTTCCGCAGATCCCCCTCTGCCTGGCCACCACCGAAGGAGCCATGGAGTTCGGAGAGCGATTTCTCGGCGAGCTTCTCGCAGGCCGCCGCGGGCGCCTCCGTTGGGTCGGGCGGTACCAGCCCCAGCAGCAGGCCGTCGATCTTCAGCGAGCATTCGGCCTGTGCGGCCGCTCGCTCGTGATCGCCAATTCCTGTTCCAGCGGGACCGATGCGCTCGGCCATGCCGCTCAAATGATCTGGTCCGGCGAAGCCGACTGCGTTCTGGCGGGGGGGTTCGAGGCTCTTGCGGAGACCGTCTTCGTTGGATTCGATTCGTTACGAATCCTCACTGCCGGGCGTTGCGCTCCCTTCGACCAGAGGCGAAGTGGACTTCTTCTCGGAGAAGGCGCGGCCTTTCTGGTGCTGGAAAGCCTAGAGCACGCATCGAGCCGGCGCGCGCGCCCTCTCTGCCTGCTGAGCGGGTACGGTCAAGCCACCGACCTCTATCATCTGACCCAGCCGGCCCCGGACGGAACCGCCCTTTGCCGGGCCATCGAGGCGGCCCTCCTTTCCGCGAAAGTAGATCCGGGGGAAATCGGGTACCTGAATGCACACGGGACCGGTACATGCCTGAACGATGAATCGGAGGCCCGCGCTTACTCGCGCCTCTTCGGGATCGGCTGGCGGATCCCGCGGATGAGCAGTGTGAAGGCGATCATCGGCCATACGCTGGGCGCTGCCGGCGCGATCGAAGCCGTCTTTTCGATCTTCGCCTTGCGGACGGGGCGGCTGCCTCCGCAGTGGAACACCGTCTCTCCCCTTGCCGAAGTCGAGCAAGCCCTTGTCCGACCGCAGGAACCACTCCAGCCGCTCACCCACGTGATGAGCGTAAACGCCGGATTCGGCGGGACCAACGCCGCACTGGTCTTTACCCGACATGACTGA
- a CDS encoding acyl carrier protein — translation MPAQSVTYDELRALLRECCMLRFPAESLGEETPFFGPNGIGLDSIDALQLTTELERRYGVSLQDPEAARRVLENLSTLRAWLIAQQAEAK, via the coding sequence ATGCCGGCCCAATCGGTAACGTACGACGAATTGCGCGCCCTTTTGCGAGAATGCTGCATGCTTCGGTTCCCGGCCGAAAGCCTCGGGGAGGAGACTCCTTTTTTCGGACCGAACGGGATCGGACTTGATTCGATCGATGCGCTCCAGCTCACCACGGAACTCGAGCGGAGGTACGGGGTCTCCCTCCAGGATCCGGAAGCGGCGAGGAGGGTATTGGAAAACTTGTCCACACTGCGTGCCTGGCTCATTGCGCAGCAGGCGGAGGCGAAATGA
- a CDS encoding NAD(P)/FAD-dependent oxidoreductase: MNDPVIIVGGGPAGSAAASLLARNGKRVLLLEKESFPRFHIGESLLPFCHRVLQRIGVWDKVRNAGFMVKAGAEFVLSDGSSFRRFWFGESLPEPYDKTFQVERSKFDALLLDHAKESGATVLAGAAARDFRETPDGVEVDYALAGRIERARGRWLLDATGREPFLSRLLRIPKTDLGVPKKMAVYAHFRNVRRNPGKAEGNITVVRLPHGWFWFIPLDEEKTSVGMVRPLSVFQEAKKSPVELFEATVQDSKELRSRLHKAQAMTPFRTTADYTYRLERLAGRRWLAAGDAAGFLDPVFSSGVTVALEGGLAAAEMILSQSERSREFSGAAQRAYTRRIHALARRFEEMIQMFYDDRSFEVFMTPRPPQSMKEAVIHLLAGNSDLHPSLWLRVKVFYLLCKLQRNWRLAPALEYRPNPALRLGASRVSL, translated from the coding sequence ATGAACGATCCGGTGATCATCGTGGGAGGGGGTCCGGCGGGAAGCGCCGCCGCAAGCCTGCTGGCTCGGAACGGGAAGCGGGTCTTGCTTCTGGAGAAAGAGAGCTTCCCCCGCTTTCATATCGGCGAATCGCTCCTGCCTTTTTGCCATCGAGTGCTGCAGAGGATCGGAGTCTGGGACAAAGTGCGGAATGCCGGCTTTATGGTCAAGGCCGGAGCCGAGTTCGTGCTGAGCGATGGGAGCTCCTTTCGGCGCTTCTGGTTCGGGGAAAGCCTACCCGAGCCCTATGATAAGACTTTCCAAGTGGAGCGGTCGAAGTTCGACGCGCTGCTCCTTGATCATGCCAAAGAGTCGGGGGCGACCGTTCTCGCCGGCGCGGCGGCTCGGGACTTTCGGGAGACGCCGGACGGTGTGGAGGTGGACTATGCGCTGGCGGGAAGGATCGAGCGGGCCCGGGGGCGATGGCTGCTGGATGCGACGGGACGTGAGCCGTTTCTAAGCAGACTTTTGCGCATACCTAAAACCGACCTGGGCGTTCCGAAGAAGATGGCCGTCTACGCCCACTTCCGGAACGTGCGGCGCAACCCGGGCAAGGCCGAGGGGAACATCACGGTGGTCCGCCTCCCCCACGGCTGGTTCTGGTTCATTCCCCTGGACGAGGAAAAGACGTCGGTCGGCATGGTGAGGCCGCTGTCGGTTTTCCAAGAAGCCAAGAAAAGTCCGGTAGAGCTCTTCGAGGCCACGGTGCAGGACAGCAAAGAGCTGCGCTCGCGCCTGCACAAGGCGCAGGCCATGACCCCATTCCGGACCACGGCCGACTACACTTATCGTTTAGAGCGGCTGGCGGGTCGGCGGTGGCTGGCGGCGGGAGATGCGGCCGGGTTCCTGGATCCGGTCTTTTCCTCCGGGGTGACGGTCGCCCTCGAGGGTGGGCTGGCAGCGGCCGAAATGATTCTAAGCCAATCGGAAAGATCGCGCGAGTTCTCCGGCGCCGCGCAGCGCGCGTACACCCGGCGGATTCATGCTCTTGCGCGCCGTTTCGAAGAGATGATCCAGATGTTTTACGACGATCGGTCCTTCGAGGTGTTCATGACTCCTCGTCCGCCGCAATCGATGAAGGAGGCGGTCATTCATCTTCTGGCGGGAAACAGCGATCTCCATCCGTCTCTCTGGCTTCGAGTGAAGGTGTTTTACCTCCTCTGCAAGCTCCAGCGGAATTGGCGGCTGGCGCCCGCTCTCGAATATCGGCCGAATCCCGCCCTTCGCCTGGGGGCATCCCGCGTTTCCTTATAA
- a CDS encoding aconitate hydratase → MKSKLVNAEWKRSFTLPGGEKFWFFSLPALEEAGLGPVHRLPISLRIFLESLARFCGTAGIEEKDVEALARWNSKNPARREIPFRVARILLQDFTGVPLLVDLAAMRSALARIGRPPGRVEPEIPVDLVIDHSVQVDFFGTPDALAKNLEWEFVRNRERYAFLKWGEGAFRKLRIIPPGIGICHQVNLEFLAKGVFVQQEPDGKIVYPDTVLGTDSHTTMVNGLGVVGWGVGGIEAEAAMLGEPYYLLTPEVIGVQLTGALAPGVTATDLVLWITEKLRQFGVVNKIVEFFGPGASSLSVPDRATLANMAPEYGATMGYFPFDKESLAYLQRTGRPRELLELVERYYVSQELCRIPQEVDEIDYSRIVQIPLEAVEPAVAGPRRPQDRIGLRSVKSAFQRLLALPKDQGGYGKGPEELRTRVRVEGGLIACGLPPADLNGTEPDSPSESELRDLHPELDRAAAPMEGIPAEIGHGTVVIAAITSCTNTSNPSVMLAAGLLAKKAVERGLTVPPHVKTSVAPGSRVVSDYLARTGLQDFLDRLGFAVVGYGCTTCIGNSGPLSVPLEEAIGSNQLIVAAVLSGNRNFEARIHPAVRANFLMSPPLVVAFALAGRVDWDPESEPLGRDPAGRPVFLREVWPNAEEVARLMGSATDPEAFGRLYHDFAELNPQWCRIEAPRGEIYPWDPNNSYIQEPPFLEGFSLEVPPRRPCLGARALCILGDSVTTDHISPAGAIKPDSPAGRYLSELGIGRAEFNSYGSRRGNDRVMVRGTFANIRLRNRMVPDAEGGVTRHMPDGSRMSIYDAAMKYREEEVPLLVFAGREYGTGSSRDWAAKGCALLGVRAVIAESFERIHRGNLVGMGVLPCTFLGGVRLSDLLLDGSELFDIPGFEQDLEPGQELCLQIRRGNGSVRQVPILCRIDTPAEADYFRHGGILPYVLRRILARGTKGT, encoded by the coding sequence ATGAAGTCAAAGTTAGTAAATGCGGAGTGGAAGAGAAGCTTTACTCTGCCGGGAGGAGAAAAGTTTTGGTTCTTTTCGCTTCCCGCTCTGGAAGAGGCGGGATTGGGTCCCGTCCACCGGCTTCCGATCAGCTTGCGCATTTTTCTGGAGTCGCTGGCGCGCTTTTGCGGAACAGCGGGGATCGAGGAGAAGGACGTAGAGGCTCTGGCACGCTGGAACTCCAAGAACCCGGCACGCCGGGAAATTCCTTTTCGGGTGGCCCGCATTCTCCTACAGGATTTCACGGGAGTTCCCCTATTGGTGGATCTTGCTGCGATGCGGAGCGCGCTCGCGCGGATCGGCCGGCCCCCGGGCCGGGTGGAACCGGAAATTCCGGTGGACCTCGTGATCGACCACTCCGTTCAGGTGGATTTTTTTGGAACGCCGGATGCGCTGGCGAAAAACCTGGAATGGGAGTTTGTCCGCAATCGAGAGCGGTACGCCTTCCTAAAGTGGGGGGAAGGGGCATTCCGAAAGTTGCGGATTATTCCGCCCGGAATCGGGATCTGCCACCAGGTGAACCTGGAGTTTCTTGCCAAAGGGGTCTTCGTTCAGCAAGAGCCGGACGGGAAGATCGTCTATCCGGATACTGTCCTGGGAACCGATTCCCATACAACGATGGTCAACGGGCTGGGCGTGGTCGGATGGGGTGTCGGCGGCATCGAGGCGGAAGCCGCGATGCTGGGCGAGCCCTACTACCTGCTGACGCCCGAGGTGATCGGCGTCCAGTTGACGGGTGCTCTGGCTCCCGGAGTCACGGCGACCGATCTGGTTTTGTGGATCACCGAGAAACTCCGCCAGTTCGGAGTGGTCAATAAGATCGTGGAGTTTTTCGGCCCGGGTGCCTCATCGCTGAGCGTCCCGGATCGAGCCACTCTCGCCAATATGGCGCCCGAGTACGGAGCGACGATGGGATACTTCCCGTTCGACAAAGAATCTCTCGCCTATCTGCAGAGGACCGGACGCCCGCGGGAGCTGCTCGAGCTCGTGGAACGCTACTATGTCAGCCAGGAGTTGTGCCGCATCCCGCAAGAAGTGGACGAGATCGACTATAGCCGGATTGTGCAGATTCCGCTGGAGGCAGTGGAGCCTGCGGTCGCCGGGCCCCGCCGCCCGCAGGATCGCATCGGGCTCAGATCGGTTAAAAGTGCGTTTCAGCGGTTGCTCGCTCTTCCCAAGGATCAGGGCGGCTATGGGAAGGGACCGGAGGAGCTGAGGACACGGGTCCGTGTCGAAGGAGGACTCATCGCCTGCGGCCTGCCGCCGGCCGATCTCAACGGAACGGAGCCGGACTCGCCCAGCGAAAGCGAGCTGCGGGATCTGCACCCGGAGCTCGACCGCGCGGCTGCGCCTATGGAAGGAATTCCCGCGGAGATCGGCCACGGGACTGTGGTCATCGCCGCTATCACCAGCTGCACGAATACTTCGAACCCGAGCGTGATGCTCGCTGCCGGGCTTCTGGCGAAGAAGGCGGTGGAGCGTGGACTGACGGTGCCCCCTCACGTGAAGACCTCGGTAGCGCCAGGCTCCCGCGTCGTCTCGGATTATTTGGCGCGGACGGGGCTGCAAGATTTCTTGGACCGGCTCGGCTTCGCGGTGGTGGGCTACGGATGCACGACTTGCATCGGCAATAGCGGCCCATTGTCTGTGCCGTTGGAGGAGGCGATCGGCTCTAACCAGCTGATCGTGGCGGCGGTGCTCTCCGGAAATCGGAATTTCGAGGCACGGATCCATCCGGCGGTTCGCGCCAATTTTCTTATGTCCCCGCCTCTGGTCGTTGCCTTCGCGCTCGCCGGGCGGGTTGACTGGGACCCGGAATCGGAACCCTTGGGCCGGGATCCCGCCGGCCGTCCGGTGTTCCTCCGGGAGGTATGGCCGAATGCGGAAGAGGTGGCGAGGCTGATGGGATCGGCAACCGATCCCGAAGCCTTCGGCCGCCTTTACCACGATTTCGCCGAGCTCAACCCGCAGTGGTGTCGGATCGAAGCTCCCCGCGGGGAGATTTATCCATGGGATCCGAACAATTCCTATATCCAGGAGCCGCCCTTCCTGGAAGGCTTTTCCTTGGAAGTGCCCCCCCGGCGTCCTTGCCTGGGCGCGCGCGCCCTCTGCATCCTGGGCGACTCGGTGACGACGGACCATATCTCGCCGGCCGGTGCGATCAAGCCCGATAGCCCCGCCGGCCGCTACTTGAGCGAGTTGGGCATCGGCCGCGCTGAGTTCAATAGCTACGGCAGCCGGCGCGGCAACGATCGGGTGATGGTACGCGGCACATTCGCGAACATCCGGTTGCGCAACCGGATGGTGCCCGATGCGGAAGGAGGTGTCACCCGCCACATGCCCGACGGAAGCCGGATGTCGATTTACGATGCCGCCATGAAGTATCGGGAAGAAGAAGTGCCGTTGCTCGTCTTCGCGGGACGGGAGTATGGGACCGGCAGCTCCCGCGACTGGGCGGCAAAGGGATGTGCTCTCTTAGGCGTGCGCGCCGTGATCGCCGAAAGCTTCGAGCGCATTCATCGAGGAAACCTTGTCGGAATGGGCGTCTTGCCTTGCACCTTCCTTGGCGGCGTCCGGCTTTCCGATCTCCTGCTCGACGGCAGCGAGCTCTTCGATATCCCCGGATTCGAGCAGGACCTCGAGCCGGGCCAGGAGCTCTGTTTGCAGATCCGCCGCGGGAACGGTTCGGTCCGCCAGGTGCCGATCCTTTGCCGGATCGACACCCCAGCCGAGGCCGACTATTTCCGGCATGGGGGAATTCTACCCTACGTGTTGCGCCGGATTCTCGCCCGCGGGACGAAGGGGACGTGA
- a CDS encoding alpha/beta hydrolase — translation MLVEAARRAGAHVFPPSAGWILPLFFSGLWERTEGVALFGYSRGGVSAVRLARFLAKERIRVVLLYLIDPITFCGRLLSIPSWVEHAFCCRQRAGARFWLLRGRLGRGTPCRVEGARSTVLEEEVVDSFPDGRPLRHEDMIRYALDYARLPLEQGLTCSYPKLAPDRVEPIPQLVSQSVERP, via the coding sequence GTGCTGGTTGAGGCCGCCAGACGGGCGGGGGCGCATGTGTTTCCTCCGAGCGCGGGCTGGATTCTTCCCCTTTTCTTCTCTGGCTTGTGGGAAAGAACCGAAGGCGTTGCTCTTTTCGGCTACAGCCGGGGTGGGGTGAGCGCCGTCCGTCTTGCCCGCTTCCTAGCCAAAGAACGGATTCGGGTGGTTCTCCTCTATTTGATCGATCCGATCACCTTTTGCGGTCGGCTGCTTTCCATCCCATCTTGGGTGGAACATGCTTTCTGCTGCCGGCAACGCGCCGGCGCCCGCTTCTGGCTCCTTCGCGGACGATTGGGCCGGGGTACCCCCTGCCGGGTCGAAGGAGCACGGAGCACGGTATTGGAGGAAGAGGTGGTAGATTCGTTTCCGGATGGGCGGCCGCTCCGGCATGAGGACATGATCCGATACGCACTCGACTATGCCCGCTTGCCGCTGGAGCAGGGATTAACCTGCTCGTATCCGAAACTAGCTCCCGATAGGGTCGAGCCGATCCCGCAGCTTGTCTCCCAGAGCGTTGAGCGCCCATAG
- a CDS encoding ABC transporter permease: MKASVRASKKGFDGWTAFAAASLALLVLAAIFGPMLSRYPAAAIGEESLAPPSPSHWMGTDIHGRDLLTRLLCGARISFLVGFFGAVVSLVIGSTYGAVAGYAGGKVDRFLMQIVDLLYSLPTLIFVIVLIALLEAPLRKALIGCQLAGLLPYSRIFLLFLGLGLVEWLTMARVVRSRVLVLKSALFVQAARVIGRSPFGILRHHILPHLLGIVAVYLTLTVPAVILAESFLSFLGLGVEPPSASLGTLLADGAQAINPMKTAWWLLVFPGGMLAWTLWALNALGDKLRDRLDPIGS, encoded by the coding sequence GTGAAAGCCAGTGTACGTGCTTCCAAGAAAGGCTTCGACGGGTGGACCGCCTTTGCGGCCGCCTCGCTTGCCCTCTTGGTTTTAGCCGCGATCTTCGGCCCGATGCTCTCCCGCTATCCGGCGGCGGCAATCGGTGAAGAGTCCTTGGCGCCTCCCAGTCCGAGCCATTGGATGGGGACCGATATCCATGGCCGCGACCTTTTGACCCGCCTGCTTTGCGGCGCACGGATCTCTTTCCTCGTCGGATTCTTCGGCGCGGTTGTGAGCCTGGTGATCGGCTCTACCTATGGAGCGGTCGCCGGATACGCCGGAGGAAAGGTTGACAGATTCCTCATGCAGATAGTCGATCTCCTCTATTCCCTCCCGACCTTGATCTTCGTCATCGTCCTGATCGCCTTGCTGGAAGCTCCCTTGCGAAAGGCATTGATCGGCTGTCAGCTGGCCGGCCTTCTCCCCTACAGCCGCATCTTCCTCCTTTTTCTCGGGCTCGGACTCGTCGAATGGCTGACCATGGCCCGCGTTGTGCGGAGCCGGGTCCTCGTGCTCAAATCCGCACTTTTCGTTCAAGCAGCGCGCGTCATCGGCCGATCGCCTTTCGGCATTCTCCGTCATCACATTCTGCCGCACCTTTTGGGAATCGTCGCGGTCTACCTGACCTTGACCGTTCCCGCCGTAATCCTGGCCGAATCCTTTCTCAGCTTCCTAGGACTGGGCGTCGAACCGCCTTCCGCCAGCTTGGGGACTCTCTTGGCGGACGGAGCCCAGGCGATCAACCCGATGAAGACGGCTTGGTGGCTGCTGGTCTTTCCCGGAGGGATGCTCGCCTGGACCCTATGGGCGCTCAACGCTCTGGGAGACAAGCTGCGGGATCGGCTCGACCCTATCGGGAGCTAG
- a CDS encoding ABC transporter permease, producing MVIFLIRRLIRAIPVLLGVITITFFLVRLAPGSPFAGERAIPPAILRELESRYKLNGSLWEQYTSYVSDVLHGDLRLSTRYRNRTVGEIIGQTLPVSLTLGGSAFCVALGFGIAAGVWAAVRHNRTADRFIQLLCMGAISIPSFVLAPLAVLLLSLQWKLLPSGGWGSFRELLLPAICLALPYAAVVARLTRASMLEILPMDYIRTARAKGLTPAAVLFVHALKPASLPIIAYAGPLAANLLTGSLVIEEIFGIQGMGSFFVEGVLSRDVFLVAGVTLVYSTLLIGFNLLADLVSAWLDKRVQLS from the coding sequence ATGGTCATCTTCCTTATCCGCCGCTTGATCCGAGCGATTCCGGTGCTTCTGGGGGTGATCACCATCACCTTCTTTTTGGTACGTCTGGCTCCTGGCAGCCCGTTTGCCGGAGAACGAGCCATCCCTCCGGCGATCCTGCGGGAGCTGGAAAGCCGCTACAAGCTCAACGGTTCCCTCTGGGAACAGTATACGAGCTACGTATCCGACGTCCTTCATGGAGATCTCCGTCTTTCGACTCGCTATCGGAATCGAACCGTGGGTGAGATCATCGGCCAGACCCTTCCCGTCTCCTTGACGCTCGGGGGAAGCGCGTTCTGTGTGGCCCTCGGCTTCGGCATCGCAGCCGGTGTCTGGGCGGCTGTTCGCCATAACCGGACGGCGGACCGCTTCATCCAGCTCCTCTGTATGGGGGCCATCTCGATTCCGAGCTTTGTGTTGGCTCCCCTCGCCGTCCTGCTGCTCTCTTTGCAATGGAAGCTTCTCCCTTCCGGCGGTTGGGGAAGCTTCCGCGAGCTCCTTCTACCTGCAATCTGCCTCGCCCTACCCTACGCCGCAGTTGTCGCCAGGCTCACCCGTGCCAGCATGCTCGAGATCCTGCCGATGGACTATATCCGCACCGCGCGGGCCAAGGGGCTGACCCCCGCAGCCGTCCTCTTCGTCCATGCGCTCAAGCCCGCCTCTCTTCCCATCATCGCCTACGCGGGGCCTCTGGCCGCCAATCTCCTGACCGGTTCGCTCGTCATCGAGGAGATCTTCGGGATCCAGGGAATGGGCTCCTTTTTCGTCGAAGGCGTCCTGAGCCGCGATGTCTTCCTCGTTGCGGGCGTGACTCTGGTCTATAGCACCCTTCTCATCGGCTTCAACTTGTTGGCCGATCTCGTATCCGCTTGGCTCGACAAGAGAGTGCAGCTTTCGTGA